One Desulfovibrio fairfieldensis genomic window carries:
- a CDS encoding ATPase, whose protein sequence is MSHHFPSAAPQPQSSTPPSQSPSELAERIEQFRNAARALLAVYEPAGQGGCAPAARPSPDSPGETRCYYFSPGAVQHERKLLEHYHAEDFRGLLAQTYMLLAGVVKIMKSTHHDVRVKGDAIASLGCLLEQTCSLVLRMRNVYDRVERVRP, encoded by the coding sequence ATGTCCCATCATTTCCCGAGCGCCGCTCCACAGCCCCAATCGTCAACGCCCCCCTCTCAAAGCCCTTCCGAACTGGCGGAACGGATCGAACAGTTCCGGAACGCCGCCCGTGCCTTGCTCGCCGTATATGAACCGGCGGGACAAGGCGGCTGCGCGCCTGCCGCGCGCCCGAGCCCGGACTCGCCCGGCGAAACCCGCTGCTATTATTTTTCACCGGGAGCGGTGCAGCATGAGCGCAAGCTGCTGGAACACTATCACGCGGAAGACTTTCGCGGCCTTCTGGCCCAAACCTATATGCTGCTGGCGGGCGTGGTCAAAATAATGAAAAGCACGCACCATGACGTGCGCGTGAAAGGAGACGCCATCGCCAGCCTGGGATGCCTTCTTGAGCAGACGTGCAGCCTGGTGCTGCGAATGCGGAACGTCTACGACAGGGTGGAAAGGGTACGCCCGTAA